The following proteins are co-located in the Candidatus Nanosynbacter sp. HMT-352 genome:
- a CDS encoding DUF5665 domain-containing protein — protein MKKSAKEQPNKLAKKVVRDNENDARRAILEDLFFDFHKSRHQVYWVNFVRGIFFGLGSALGATLLIAILIWILGQFADIFPPLADFINHLIETMQRRQ, from the coding sequence GTGAAAAAGTCAGCCAAAGAACAGCCAAATAAGCTAGCAAAAAAAGTCGTTCGTGATAACGAAAACGATGCTCGTCGGGCGATTTTGGAGGATTTATTCTTTGATTTTCATAAATCTCGCCACCAGGTTTACTGGGTGAATTTTGTTCGCGGAATTTTCTTTGGTCTGGGAAGTGCTTTGGGTGCGACGTTATTGATCGCGATATTGATTTGGATTTTGGGGCAATTTGCCGACATTTTCCCGCCGTTGGCTGATTTTATCAACCACTTAATTGAGACAATGCAACGTCGTCAATAG
- a CDS encoding UTP--glucose-1-phosphate uridylyltransferase, which produces MRKPTKAIIAAAGFGTRFLPQTKAMPKEMLPLIDKPIIQYVVEELVEAGIKDIIIIGSANKRAIEDHFDEPNEELLANLRAGGPKKQPFIDAVQNLADMANFIYIRQKGPYGNATPLACASHLIHHDEPVIYTFADDFIAASPSRFKQMIEASESLDGAVLSCKKITDDAEFDRYGVINGQGVKDGVIKMTNIVEKPGKENAPSDLASVSSYLLPGEIFGYLDKAKEEFDGNGEFTIQPIMQQMIDDGFDFYGVEITNGTYYDTGDKLEYLKTVIDFGLRDPNFGDKLRAHLTDRLK; this is translated from the coding sequence ATGAGAAAACCAACTAAAGCTATCATCGCCGCTGCCGGTTTTGGTACGCGATTTTTGCCGCAAACCAAAGCCATGCCAAAGGAGATGTTGCCGCTGATTGATAAGCCGATTATTCAATACGTCGTCGAGGAATTGGTCGAAGCTGGCATTAAAGATATCATCATTATCGGTAGCGCGAATAAGCGAGCAATCGAGGACCATTTTGATGAGCCGAATGAAGAACTTTTGGCTAATTTGCGCGCTGGCGGCCCTAAAAAACAGCCATTCATTGACGCGGTGCAGAATCTGGCTGATATGGCGAACTTTATTTATATTCGCCAGAAAGGTCCGTACGGCAACGCAACGCCTTTGGCCTGTGCTTCGCATTTGATTCATCATGATGAGCCTGTGATTTACACATTTGCGGATGACTTTATTGCGGCTAGTCCAAGTCGTTTCAAGCAGATGATTGAGGCGTCAGAAAGCTTAGATGGAGCGGTTCTATCGTGTAAGAAAATCACCGATGACGCGGAATTTGATCGTTATGGAGTCATCAATGGTCAAGGGGTAAAAGACGGCGTTATAAAAATGACGAATATCGTTGAAAAGCCGGGCAAGGAGAACGCACCTTCTGATTTGGCTAGCGTCAGTAGCTATTTGCTTCCGGGCGAGATTTTCGGCTATCTAGACAAAGCCAAGGAAGAATTTGACGGCAACGGCGAGTTTACAATTCAGCCAATTATGCAACAAATGATTGACGACGGATTTGATTTTTACGGCGTAGAAATTACGAACGGCACTTATTATGACACTGGTGACAAATTGGAATATCTAAAAACGGTGATTGACTTTGGGTTACGTGATCCTAATTTTGGCGATAAATTACGTGCTCATCTGACGGATCGTCTAAAATAA
- the gatB gene encoding Asp-tRNA(Asn)/Glu-tRNA(Gln) amidotransferase subunit GatB, whose translation MSVYDDYEMTIGIECHVQLATKTKLFSPADNDARDAEPNSKTHQIDFGLPGMLPVLNKHAVELAVRAGKALNSPIAHVSRFDRKHYFYPDLPKGYQTSQMYNPIILAGYVDAPLEDGSLKRVRIDHAHMEEDAGKLTHHDGYSLVDLNRAGTPLIEIVSEPDMHSAEEAKAYVSELHKLMVYAGVTYGNLYHGNMRFDVNISVAKKGATELGKRAEIKNLNSFRSVERAAEYEFKRQVDILERGEEVVQETRGWNDDKQITISQRSKEDAQDYRYMPDPDIPPVVLTDEVIAEIQSKVPMLPGEYREKWSALNLDKSVINSLLSNQDYAQITLEVQEKSGEASAKRVAHWFASALTTSDENDAQTDNESARVAVDDLIELAEMTEKSEVSSTNAKELFNELLAGAKNPRKLAEEKNLLQVSDESAIAAIVDEVLNDPASAASIADIKAGKDKAIGYLVGQVMKKSKGQANPSLAQKLIREKL comes from the coding sequence ATGAGTGTATATGACGATTATGAAATGACAATTGGTATCGAATGTCACGTTCAGTTGGCGACGAAAACCAAGCTATTTAGCCCGGCCGATAATGACGCTCGCGACGCTGAGCCGAATAGCAAGACGCATCAGATTGACTTTGGTTTGCCGGGGATGTTGCCAGTTTTGAACAAGCACGCTGTTGAGTTGGCGGTTCGCGCTGGAAAAGCCTTGAATTCGCCAATTGCGCACGTTAGCCGATTTGACCGAAAGCATTATTTTTATCCAGATTTACCAAAGGGCTATCAGACTTCACAGATGTATAATCCGATTATTTTGGCTGGATATGTCGATGCGCCGCTGGAAGATGGTTCTTTGAAACGCGTGCGAATTGATCATGCTCACATGGAGGAAGATGCTGGTAAACTGACACATCACGACGGCTATTCGTTGGTCGACCTTAACCGCGCTGGCACGCCGCTGATTGAGATTGTTTCTGAGCCAGATATGCATTCGGCCGAGGAGGCTAAAGCTTACGTTTCGGAACTTCATAAATTGATGGTTTACGCGGGTGTAACTTACGGTAATTTGTATCACGGAAATATGCGATTTGACGTTAATATTTCGGTGGCAAAGAAGGGTGCGACAGAATTGGGAAAGCGCGCAGAAATTAAGAATCTCAATTCCTTCCGCAGCGTTGAAAGGGCTGCTGAGTACGAGTTCAAGCGCCAAGTCGATATCTTGGAGCGTGGCGAAGAAGTTGTTCAGGAAACCAGAGGCTGGAATGATGACAAGCAGATAACTATTTCTCAGAGGTCAAAGGAAGACGCGCAGGATTATCGTTATATGCCAGACCCAGATATTCCGCCAGTTGTGTTGACTGACGAGGTGATTGCTGAAATTCAGTCCAAAGTGCCGATGCTTCCTGGTGAATATAGGGAAAAATGGAGCGCGCTAAACTTGGATAAATCTGTTATCAATTCGCTTTTGTCTAATCAGGATTATGCCCAGATTACATTGGAAGTTCAGGAAAAGTCTGGCGAGGCGTCCGCTAAGCGAGTCGCGCATTGGTTTGCGAGCGCATTGACAACTTCCGATGAAAATGACGCGCAAACGGACAACGAATCTGCACGCGTGGCGGTTGACGATTTGATAGAATTGGCTGAAATGACAGAGAAGTCTGAAGTTTCCAGCACGAATGCGAAGGAGTTATTTAATGAGCTTCTGGCTGGCGCGAAAAATCCGCGTAAGCTTGCCGAAGAGAAGAATTTGTTGCAGGTTTCTGATGAATCGGCGATTGCTGCAATCGTTGACGAAGTTCTAAACGATCCAGCTTCGGCGGCTTCAATTGCAGATATTAAGGCTGGAAAAGATAAGGCTATTGGCTATTTGGTCGGGCAAGTTATGAAGAAGTCTAAGGGCCAAGCCAACCCAAGCCTTGCGCAAAAACTGATTCGCGAGAAACTTTAG
- the gatA gene encoding Asp-tRNA(Asn)/Glu-tRNA(Gln) amidotransferase subunit GatA encodes MSKISDFIGKSAVENVKGALRRAREIEEYNALLSLTEERALERAEKVDAGEVSGRLAGVPFVVKDNFLAFGAPTTAASKMLENFNAPLQATAVEKLEAEGAICIGKANLDAFAHGGSTENSAFGPTKNAADETRVAGGSSGGSAVVTALDVVPFALGTDTGGSIRQPASFNGVVGIKPTYGAVSRYGVVAMASSTDTIGCFATNAEDADLVMEIMAGRDDKDMTTLSDFWNNQPEFAKKKIGLVKQCMTDDVDAEVRQKTLDYAEKLKKLGYEIEEVDLSMMQHSLAMYYIIVPAELSSNLARYDGVRYGHRAAEVKTLAELYGRSRNEGFMTENKRRIMIGSFVLSSGFFDAYYMQAQKARTLLIDEFKKLFTEYDALLMPVAPTPAFKIGENASDPIKMYLADIMTVPASLAGLPAVAAPAGNSDEGLPIGVQLIGDYKSDKNLLKLVSEVEKI; translated from the coding sequence ATGAGTAAGATTAGTGATTTTATTGGCAAGAGCGCGGTCGAGAACGTAAAAGGAGCGTTGCGACGAGCGCGTGAAATTGAGGAATATAATGCGCTACTTAGCTTGACGGAAGAGCGTGCGCTGGAACGAGCAGAAAAAGTTGATGCTGGCGAGGTTTCTGGACGATTGGCGGGCGTGCCATTTGTTGTGAAGGACAATTTTTTGGCGTTTGGTGCGCCAACGACTGCCGCTTCAAAAATGCTAGAAAACTTTAATGCGCCATTGCAGGCGACGGCTGTTGAAAAATTGGAAGCGGAAGGTGCGATTTGCATCGGTAAGGCGAATTTGGATGCTTTTGCGCACGGTGGTTCGACGGAAAACTCGGCATTCGGTCCAACTAAGAACGCTGCAGATGAAACGCGAGTTGCTGGTGGATCATCTGGTGGATCGGCGGTAGTTACGGCGCTTGACGTGGTTCCATTTGCGCTTGGTACGGATACTGGCGGTTCGATTCGTCAGCCAGCCAGCTTTAATGGCGTAGTTGGAATTAAGCCGACTTACGGGGCGGTTAGTCGCTACGGCGTAGTGGCGATGGCGTCAAGCACGGACACAATTGGCTGTTTTGCTACGAACGCTGAAGATGCGGACTTGGTGATGGAAATTATGGCTGGTCGCGATGATAAAGATATGACGACTTTGTCTGATTTTTGGAATAACCAACCAGAATTTGCAAAGAAAAAAATAGGTCTAGTTAAGCAATGTATGACCGACGACGTGGACGCGGAAGTCCGCCAAAAAACGCTTGATTATGCGGAGAAATTGAAGAAGCTTGGCTATGAAATTGAAGAAGTAGATTTGAGTATGATGCAACATTCGCTGGCGATGTATTACATAATTGTGCCGGCGGAATTGTCCTCGAATTTGGCGCGATATGACGGCGTGCGATATGGTCATCGAGCAGCGGAAGTAAAGACTTTGGCGGAACTTTACGGTCGTAGTCGAAATGAAGGATTTATGACTGAGAATAAGCGACGAATCATGATAGGAAGTTTCGTATTGTCAAGTGGATTCTTTGACGCTTACTATATGCAAGCTCAAAAAGCCAGGACGCTGCTTATTGACGAGTTTAAAAAACTGTTTACCGAATATGACGCGCTATTGATGCCGGTTGCGCCGACTCCTGCGTTTAAGATTGGGGAGAATGCTAGCGATCCGATAAAAATGTATTTGGCGGACATTATGACTGTGCCGGCAAGTTTGGCTGGACTTCCTGCGGTTGCCGCGCCAGCTGGAAATAGCGATGAAGGTTTGCCAATTGGCGTGCAGCTTATTGGCGATTACAAGTCGGACAAGAACTTGCTGAAGCTGGTTTCGGAAGTGGAGAAGATTTGA
- the gatC gene encoding Asp-tRNA(Asn)/Glu-tRNA(Gln) amidotransferase subunit GatC, with the protein MITISTSDIQHLASLSSLALTDDETDGLRQDLENIIGYIEQLGELDVSGVEPTYQVTGLSNVWREDEIQAGIPVEKLLDLAPEKQNNQVKVPQVL; encoded by the coding sequence ATGATAACTATTTCTACCAGCGATATTCAGCACTTGGCGAGTTTGAGTAGTCTGGCATTGACTGATGACGAAACCGACGGACTGCGCCAAGATTTGGAAAATATAATTGGCTATATTGAGCAGTTGGGCGAGCTTGACGTGTCGGGTGTTGAGCCGACTTATCAAGTTACGGGACTGAGCAATGTTTGGCGCGAAGATGAAATTCAGGCGGGGATTCCTGTTGAGAAGTTGCTTGATTTGGCACCAGAAAAACAGAATAACCAAGTGAAAGTTCCGCAGGTATTGTAA
- the uvrB gene encoding excinuclease ABC subunit UvrB — translation MNKFRLSSSYQPTGDQPRAIAQLVDGLEKGQREQTLLGVTGSGKTFTMANIIAERNVPTLVLAHNKTLAAQLFSEFKEFFPDNEVHYFVSYFDYYQPEAYIASSDTYIEKDSKINDEIDRLRHAATSALLTRRDVIIVASVSCIYGIGSPETYADMAIKLTVGERRVQDKFIRLLTDIQYKRNDVDFARGTFRVRGDVVDIFPAGQNTAVRVEFFGDEIERLTKIDPLTGEILDRPDQLTIFPSSHYSTPRERIEKAIVGIENEFNQRLKWFEDNGKFLEAQRLSQRTKYDLEMLKETGFVKGIENYSRYLTDREPGEQPATLIDYFPDDWLLLVDESHMTLPQVRGMYNGDRARKEVLVEHGFRLPSALDNRPLRFDEFNQHIHQAIYVSATPGDYELSHSPKPAEQLIRPTGLLDPPIEVRPTDGQVDDLMEEIRQTIAKGHRVLVTTLTKRMAEDLSAYLTENGVRTAYLHSEIDTLERGDILKDLRLGTYDVLVGINLLREGLDLPEVSLVAIMDADKEGFLRSEQALIQTIGRAARHVDGRVIMYGDNVTDSMRRAIDETNRRRAIQQKYNEEHNITPQTIQKKIDDGLRSIIPQKESDKKPKLNLKKIPKDEYPALIKDLTAQMELHSANLEFEKAAELRDLIAEIRHTM, via the coding sequence GTGAATAAATTTCGCCTCTCTTCTTCATATCAGCCCACGGGTGATCAGCCGCGAGCAATTGCTCAGTTAGTCGATGGTTTGGAAAAAGGTCAGCGCGAGCAAACTTTGCTGGGTGTAACTGGTTCAGGTAAGACGTTTACGATGGCGAATATCATTGCCGAGCGCAATGTACCGACGCTGGTTTTGGCGCATAATAAGACTTTGGCGGCTCAACTTTTTTCTGAGTTTAAGGAATTTTTTCCGGACAATGAAGTCCATTATTTTGTTAGTTATTTTGACTACTATCAGCCAGAGGCGTACATCGCTTCAAGCGACACTTACATCGAGAAAGATTCGAAAATCAATGACGAGATTGATCGGCTTAGGCACGCTGCAACTTCTGCGCTGCTTACACGTCGCGACGTAATTATCGTGGCGAGCGTGAGTTGTATTTATGGCATTGGTTCGCCAGAAACTTACGCTGATATGGCTATTAAATTGACCGTTGGCGAAAGGCGAGTTCAGGACAAGTTTATCCGCCTACTAACCGACATTCAGTATAAACGCAATGACGTCGATTTTGCGCGCGGAACTTTTCGGGTGCGCGGCGATGTCGTGGATATTTTTCCGGCAGGTCAAAACACTGCGGTTCGCGTGGAATTCTTTGGCGATGAAATTGAGCGGCTAACGAAGATTGACCCTTTGACTGGCGAGATTTTGGATCGACCAGACCAATTGACAATTTTCCCGTCCAGCCACTATTCGACGCCACGTGAGCGAATTGAAAAAGCGATTGTTGGAATTGAGAATGAGTTTAATCAGCGACTGAAATGGTTTGAGGATAATGGCAAGTTTTTAGAGGCGCAAAGGCTAAGTCAGCGTACCAAATATGACTTGGAGATGTTGAAGGAAACTGGTTTCGTGAAGGGGATTGAGAATTATTCGCGCTATTTGACCGACCGAGAACCTGGCGAGCAGCCTGCGACTTTGATTGATTATTTTCCGGACGATTGGTTGCTTTTGGTTGACGAATCGCACATGACATTGCCGCAAGTTCGAGGAATGTACAATGGCGATCGCGCCCGTAAGGAAGTTTTGGTTGAGCATGGTTTTCGTCTTCCGAGCGCATTGGACAATCGCCCGCTTCGATTTGACGAGTTCAATCAGCATATTCATCAGGCAATTTATGTTTCCGCCACGCCGGGAGATTATGAACTTTCTCACTCGCCAAAGCCAGCTGAGCAGCTTATTCGACCGACTGGGTTGCTTGATCCGCCGATTGAAGTTCGACCGACCGACGGACAGGTTGATGATTTGATGGAGGAAATTCGCCAGACGATTGCAAAAGGTCATCGCGTGTTGGTGACGACATTAACCAAGCGAATGGCGGAGGACTTGAGCGCTTATTTGACGGAAAACGGCGTAAGGACGGCATATTTGCATAGCGAAATTGATACGCTGGAGCGTGGCGATATTCTGAAAGATTTGCGACTTGGAACGTATGACGTGCTGGTTGGGATTAATCTGTTGCGCGAAGGTCTGGACCTTCCGGAGGTCAGTTTGGTAGCAATTATGGACGCTGATAAAGAAGGTTTTTTGCGTAGTGAGCAGGCACTGATTCAGACGATTGGGCGGGCGGCGCGGCACGTTGATGGGCGAGTTATTATGTATGGAGACAATGTTACGGATAGTATGCGTCGAGCAATTGACGAAACGAATCGACGTCGAGCGATCCAGCAGAAATATAACGAAGAGCATAATATTACGCCGCAAACTATTCAGAAGAAAATTGACGACGGTTTGCGTTCGATTATTCCGCAAAAAGAATCTGATAAAAAGCCAAAGCTCAACCTGAAGAAAATTCCAAAAGACGAATATCCGGCTTTGATTAAAGATCTGACGGCGCAGATGGAATTGCATAGCGCTAATTTGGAGTTTGAAAAAGCGGCAGAACTGCGTGATTTAATTGCAGAAATTCGTCATACGATGTAG
- a CDS encoding LOG family protein: MMTPKNVCIPRELQLQAAMFRLGKVDDEIHAGYEILQKYHKTVTFFGSARITEDNEYYQKAKDLAFQLAKEGYTIITGGGGGIMEAANRGAMEAGGKSVGFNIRLPHEQSLNNYTTDSFAFTHFAPRKIVMTLLADAYVCFPGGFGTMDEICEIITLTQTKKMATVPIVLFDKKFWGKWDDFVCENMLPNKLISDGDEKIYTITEDIPEVVNLIKNQRTCCDR, from the coding sequence ATGATGACACCGAAAAATGTTTGTATTCCGCGCGAATTGCAACTTCAGGCTGCGATGTTCAGATTAGGAAAAGTCGATGACGAAATTCATGCCGGCTATGAAATTCTCCAAAAATATCATAAAACCGTGACTTTTTTTGGATCAGCCAGGATAACTGAAGATAATGAATATTATCAAAAAGCCAAAGACTTAGCGTTTCAATTAGCTAAAGAAGGCTACACAATCATCACCGGCGGTGGTGGCGGAATTATGGAAGCAGCAAACCGCGGCGCCATGGAAGCTGGCGGAAAATCAGTCGGATTCAACATTCGCTTGCCGCACGAACAATCATTAAACAACTACACGACAGATTCGTTCGCATTCACCCACTTCGCGCCACGAAAAATCGTTATGACACTTCTGGCCGATGCGTACGTTTGTTTCCCTGGCGGATTCGGTACAATGGATGAAATTTGTGAGATTATCACATTGACACAAACTAAGAAAATGGCGACAGTGCCAATTGTTCTGTTTGATAAAAAATTCTGGGGCAAATGGGATGATTTTGTTTGCGAAAATATGCTTCCAAATAAATTAATTTCTGACGGCGATGAAAAAATCTACACAATCACCGAAGATATTCCAGAGGTGGTTAATTTAATTAAAAATCAGCGAACTTGTTGCGACCGATAG
- a CDS encoding carbohydrate kinase family protein, producing the protein MAKIITVGAAIQDVFLSQSDALTPVCESPEHCFARLDLGAKADVNQIHFSTGGGATNAAVTFSRQGHYASFMGAIGHDPAGQAVIADLDKENIDTHLVRYSPKYSTGYSVLLLASNGERTILTYRGASTHYHEADFDLSEEDADWLYVSTLAGNMSMLHKLFQQAKRRDMKICFNPGKKELAQKDKLLGLLSDVDVLTLNKEEMQQLVSGEDLEALVRRGLRLVPVVLVTDGVNGSIASDGKTIVRALMYDDRPSIDRTGAGDAFASGFLSEWARSGNLKNSVIMGSANASSVVMKIGAKAGILYAGTVLHTMPIQEREI; encoded by the coding sequence ATGGCAAAAATTATCACCGTTGGTGCGGCGATTCAAGACGTATTTTTAAGTCAATCAGACGCACTGACGCCAGTTTGTGAAAGTCCAGAACATTGTTTTGCGCGACTAGATTTAGGTGCGAAAGCTGACGTAAACCAGATTCATTTCTCGACTGGTGGTGGAGCTACGAACGCCGCAGTAACGTTTTCCAGACAAGGTCATTATGCTAGTTTCATGGGCGCAATCGGACATGATCCAGCGGGTCAAGCGGTAATTGCAGATTTGGACAAGGAAAATATTGACACGCATTTGGTGCGATATTCGCCAAAATATAGCACGGGATATTCAGTTTTACTATTAGCCTCAAATGGCGAGCGAACGATTTTAACATACCGCGGTGCTTCAACGCATTATCATGAGGCGGATTTTGATTTATCCGAAGAGGATGCGGATTGGCTATACGTTTCAACTTTGGCAGGAAATATGTCAATGCTTCATAAATTATTCCAGCAAGCCAAGCGTCGTGATATGAAAATCTGCTTTAATCCCGGGAAGAAAGAATTGGCGCAAAAGGATAAATTGCTGGGATTATTGTCTGATGTTGACGTTTTAACTTTGAACAAAGAAGAAATGCAACAGTTGGTGTCTGGCGAGGATTTGGAAGCCTTGGTTAGAAGAGGTTTGAGATTAGTTCCAGTCGTTTTGGTGACGGACGGCGTAAATGGCTCAATTGCAAGCGACGGAAAAACTATTGTGCGAGCGCTGATGTACGACGACAGACCGTCAATTGACAGAACTGGCGCTGGAGATGCGTTTGCGTCGGGATTTTTGAGCGAATGGGCGCGAAGCGGTAATTTGAAAAACTCTGTGATTATGGGCAGTGCGAACGCTAGCTCAGTGGTTATGAAAATTGGTGCAAAAGCTGGAATTTTATATGCCGGCACAGTACTTCATACTATGCCAATTCAAGAAAGGGAAATATAA
- a CDS encoding class II fructose-bisphosphate aldolase, with protein MGLSISEIRKNTTRARHLMQRTRAQRFAVGAFNIDNQETLIAVARAAQKLQSPVLVEVSDAEVKAMGLENVRDLVDNYKAEYGIEMYLNLDHGPTVEGCKRAIDAGYEFIHIDISQANHDASDEEIIAKTSEVVEYAKFTGALVESEPHYFGGSSNVHTEDINYEEIKKTFSTPEGARAFVEATGIDTFAAAIGNLHGKYPVPKVLDLDLLADIREAIHCQISLHGGSGTPLHYFEDAAKIGVSKININSDMRYAFRTTLEKTLRENPNEYAIVKLMPPVYAAVQEVVESKIKAFNSVRKAVV; from the coding sequence ATGGGATTATCAATTTCAGAGATTCGGAAAAACACGACGCGGGCGCGTCATTTAATGCAGCGGACACGGGCGCAGCGTTTTGCGGTTGGGGCGTTTAATATTGACAATCAAGAGACGCTGATTGCGGTGGCGCGGGCGGCACAAAAACTCCAATCGCCAGTGTTGGTTGAGGTTTCTGACGCCGAAGTGAAGGCTATGGGTCTAGAGAACGTTCGCGATTTGGTGGACAATTATAAGGCTGAGTATGGAATTGAAATGTACTTGAATCTGGACCACGGTCCGACGGTTGAGGGTTGTAAGCGAGCGATTGACGCTGGATATGAGTTTATTCATATTGATATTTCTCAGGCAAATCATGACGCTTCAGACGAGGAAATTATTGCCAAAACTAGTGAGGTTGTTGAATATGCCAAGTTTACCGGCGCGCTAGTGGAATCTGAGCCACATTATTTTGGCGGGAGCTCAAATGTCCATACGGAAGATATAAATTACGAGGAGATAAAAAAGACTTTCTCTACGCCAGAGGGTGCCCGGGCGTTTGTTGAGGCGACTGGAATTGATACTTTTGCGGCGGCGATTGGCAATTTGCATGGCAAATATCCAGTTCCGAAAGTGTTGGATTTGGATTTGTTGGCTGACATTCGCGAGGCGATTCATTGTCAGATTTCGTTGCACGGTGGGTCTGGCACGCCGCTGCATTATTTTGAGGATGCTGCGAAAATTGGCGTTTCTAAGATTAATATTAATTCTGATATGCGCTATGCTTTCCGAACAACCCTGGAGAAAACTTTGCGAGAAAATCCAAATGAGTACGCTATCGTTAAATTAATGCCGCCAGTTTATGCTGCTGTACAGGAAGTGGTGGAGTCGAAGATTAAGGCGTTTAATTCCGTGCGAAAGGCGGTGGTTTGA
- a CDS encoding transketolase family protein, which yields MSFLMENWQNSELAAIRVGFGEGLVDIAKKNNLVVALSADLMESVGFGKFYEEIGKPRAIEVGVAEQNLVTVASGLAAMGNIPFAASYAAFSPGRNWEQIRTTICLNNQPVKLVGSHAGLNVGPDGATHQMLEDIALMRSLPNMVVLAPGDANEAKLMAAAMAGDKHPNYVRLPREKTALFLNQSTFEIGKSYTLRRGKDVALFGTSVMTYQLLLAAEKLANEYDIQAEVIHFPTIKPLDEDAVLDAAQKCQAVITAEEGQITGGFGSSVAEVLSENLPVKMKRIGVNDAFGESGKMSELWRKHGLDVDSIVRSVVNFLQ from the coding sequence ATGAGTTTCTTAATGGAGAATTGGCAGAATTCAGAACTTGCGGCAATTCGCGTTGGTTTTGGCGAAGGCTTGGTGGATATTGCGAAGAAAAATAATTTGGTGGTGGCGCTGAGTGCGGATTTGATGGAGAGCGTTGGCTTTGGTAAGTTTTATGAGGAAATCGGGAAACCGCGGGCAATTGAAGTTGGCGTGGCGGAACAGAATTTGGTTACCGTGGCGTCTGGATTGGCGGCTATGGGAAATATTCCGTTTGCAGCCAGCTATGCGGCGTTTAGTCCTGGTCGCAACTGGGAGCAGATTCGCACGACGATTTGCCTTAATAATCAGCCGGTCAAGCTGGTCGGTTCTCATGCAGGATTAAATGTTGGTCCAGACGGTGCGACGCATCAAATGCTGGAAGATATTGCGCTGATGCGAAGCTTGCCTAATATGGTGGTTTTGGCGCCCGGTGATGCTAATGAGGCCAAGCTAATGGCGGCGGCAATGGCTGGAGATAAACACCCAAACTACGTAAGATTGCCAAGAGAAAAAACGGCGTTATTCCTGAATCAATCTACTTTTGAGATTGGAAAAAGTTATACGTTGAGGCGCGGTAAAGATGTTGCCTTGTTTGGAACTAGCGTGATGACTTATCAATTACTGTTGGCGGCGGAAAAGCTCGCGAATGAATATGACATTCAGGCGGAAGTGATTCATTTTCCGACAATCAAGCCGCTGGACGAGGATGCTGTGCTTGATGCGGCTCAAAAATGCCAAGCCGTCATTACGGCGGAAGAAGGGCAGATTACTGGTGGATTTGGCTCAAGCGTGGCAGAAGTTCTTAGTGAGAATTTGCCAGTGAAGATGAAACGAATCGGCGTTAATGATGCGTTTGGCGAGTCTGGCAAAATGTCTGAATTGTGGCGAAAACACGGTTTGGATGTCGATTCAATTGTTCGTAGTGTTGTCAATTTTCTCCAGTAA
- a CDS encoding transketolase encodes MNIDQIAKLKKISQQLRKSVIRELSAAGSGHSAGCLGFADVMVVLYFHAMQLDPENPNWEDRDIFVMSNGHYAPLLYATLAERGFFDKKELANLRKFGSKLQGHPERGSLPGIETTSGPLGCGLSQAAGMAYSLQYLGGNPERFVYCSLGDGELDEGNVWEAVMFAKKYNLANLIAIVDRNNIQIGGDTEKVMPLGDLADKWRSFGWGAQEIDGHNYSAIIQAIDKAKNSRQPSVIIAHTIPGRGVDFMEYDYHWHGKSPNAEEAERALVQLSEGGGK; translated from the coding sequence ATGAATATCGATCAAATAGCGAAATTGAAGAAAATATCGCAACAATTGCGAAAGTCTGTTATTCGCGAATTATCAGCGGCTGGTTCAGGGCATTCTGCTGGGTGTTTGGGTTTTGCTGACGTTATGGTGGTTTTGTATTTTCACGCCATGCAACTAGATCCTGAGAATCCTAATTGGGAGGATCGGGATATTTTCGTAATGAGCAACGGTCATTATGCGCCACTTTTATATGCGACGCTGGCGGAGCGAGGATTTTTTGACAAAAAAGAGTTGGCTAATCTGCGAAAATTTGGTTCCAAGCTTCAAGGCCATCCAGAACGCGGCAGTTTACCGGGAATTGAAACGACTAGCGGTCCTCTGGGATGCGGTCTAAGTCAGGCGGCCGGCATGGCGTATTCATTGCAATATTTGGGTGGTAATCCTGAGCGATTCGTTTACTGTAGTTTGGGCGATGGCGAGCTTGATGAAGGGAATGTTTGGGAAGCAGTGATGTTTGCGAAAAAATATAATCTGGCGAATTTAATTGCGATTGTTGATAGAAATAATATTCAGATTGGTGGCGATACGGAAAAGGTGATGCCGTTAGGTGATTTGGCGGATAAATGGCGAAGTTTTGGCTGGGGGGCGCAGGAAATTGACGGACATAATTATTCGGCAATAATTCAGGCGATTGATAAAGCAAAGAATTCTCGGCAGCCAAGCGTGATAATCGCGCATACAATTCCTGGTCGTGGCGTTGATTTTATGGAATATGATTACCATTGGCATGGAAAATCTCCAAACGCCGAGGAGGCGGAGCGGGCGCTTGTTCAATTGAGTGAAGGAGGCGGCAAATGA